In the genome of Deinococcus deserti VCD115, one region contains:
- the purB gene encoding adenylosuccinate lyase, whose product MIDRYLTPEMKALWSEANKYRAWLKVELSAMDAQASHGEVPREAHTTLVRKSEADPLDDAFAQKVAEIEAVTRHDIVAFTRALTDRYGEEARFIHHGLTSTDVVDTAQNLLLDQAMELIEQDVQALREVCRTQAVTYKHTPTVGRTHGIHAEPMTFGLKFLNWMAALDRDLERLASARRRVQVVMLSGSVGTYAHVSPRVEEDVAAMWGWQAAPVTNQTLSRDRHAEVLSALAILGATLEKIAVEIRHLQRSEVREAMEPFGKGQTGSSSMPHKKNPILTENVTGFARLLRGFLVTGLDNVALWHERDISHSSAERVILPDATAAASYATRRLTGVLGDLVVFPDRMLRNLNDLGGLVFSQRVLHALIDEKGMMREDAYGLVQRNALRSWETGEGLRDLLKADPENPLSDADLDAAFDLGWYLRHVDDIYARFGL is encoded by the coding sequence GTGATCGACCGTTATCTGACCCCCGAAATGAAGGCGCTGTGGAGCGAGGCCAACAAGTACCGTGCCTGGCTGAAAGTCGAGCTGAGCGCTATGGATGCCCAAGCCAGCCATGGTGAGGTGCCTCGTGAAGCCCATACGACGCTGGTCCGTAAGAGCGAGGCTGACCCTTTGGACGACGCCTTTGCCCAGAAGGTGGCCGAGATCGAGGCGGTGACCCGGCACGATATCGTGGCCTTTACCCGCGCTCTGACGGACCGCTACGGCGAAGAGGCCCGCTTTATTCATCACGGCCTGACCAGCACCGACGTGGTGGATACAGCACAGAATCTGCTGCTTGATCAGGCGATGGAGCTGATCGAACAGGACGTGCAGGCCCTGCGCGAGGTCTGCCGCACCCAGGCCGTGACGTATAAGCACACCCCCACCGTGGGGCGCACGCACGGGATTCACGCCGAGCCCATGACGTTCGGGCTGAAGTTCCTGAACTGGATGGCAGCGCTGGACCGTGACCTCGAACGTCTGGCGTCTGCCCGCAGGCGCGTGCAGGTTGTGATGCTTTCCGGGTCGGTGGGCACCTACGCCCACGTCTCACCGCGTGTAGAGGAAGATGTCGCCGCCATGTGGGGCTGGCAGGCCGCGCCGGTGACCAACCAGACCCTCTCGCGCGACCGCCACGCGGAGGTGCTCTCGGCCCTGGCCATCCTGGGCGCCACCCTGGAAAAAATTGCCGTCGAGATCCGTCACCTGCAGCGCAGCGAGGTGCGCGAGGCTATGGAGCCTTTCGGCAAGGGCCAGACCGGCAGCAGCTCCATGCCGCACAAGAAAAACCCGATCCTGACCGAGAATGTGACTGGCTTTGCCCGGCTTCTGCGAGGCTTTCTGGTCACGGGCCTGGACAACGTGGCCTTGTGGCACGAGCGCGATATCTCGCACTCCAGCGCCGAGCGCGTGATTCTGCCGGACGCCACGGCAGCGGCCAGCTACGCCACCCGGCGCCTGACGGGGGTGCTGGGTGATCTGGTGGTATTCCCGGACCGGATGCTGCGCAACCTCAACGACCTGGGTGGGCTGGTTTTCAGCCAGCGGGTCCTGCACGCGCTGATCGACGAGAAGGGCATGATGCGCGAGGACGCCTACGGGCTGGTGCAGCGCAATGCCCTGCGCAGCTGGGAAACTGGTGAGGGCCTGCGTGACCTGCTGAAGGCCGACCCTGAAAATCCCTTGAGTGACGCCGACCTCGACGCTGCTTTCGACCTGGGATGGTACCTGAGGCACGTTGACGATATCTATGCCCGTTTTGGGCTGTAA